The Flavobacterium piscisymbiosum genome includes a region encoding these proteins:
- a CDS encoding RNA polymerase sigma factor has protein sequence MKTKTLQFKTFDDITLWNNLKDGDEKSFSILFEKYYGDLVSYGNSLSPYAEKVQDCVQDVFTDIWVYRNGLQSSVVVKAYLLSSVRKRIARLHERDHIFRKATSTDSIAFLLEFSVEHDLIDDDYATKEKVIHLNKLLNDLPARQKEALYLRYHQGLTVDQIADMLDVNYQSASNLLHRGLLTLRKEWKGSISLIVVLSSIAC, from the coding sequence ATGAAGACCAAAACTTTACAATTCAAAACATTTGACGATATTACGCTTTGGAATAACTTGAAAGATGGAGATGAAAAATCATTCTCAATATTATTTGAGAAATATTATGGTGATTTAGTAAGCTACGGAAATTCGCTTTCTCCTTATGCTGAGAAAGTACAAGATTGTGTTCAGGATGTTTTTACGGATATTTGGGTATATCGCAACGGGCTGCAAAGTTCAGTAGTTGTAAAAGCTTATTTGTTATCAAGCGTACGTAAACGAATTGCCCGTTTGCATGAGCGTGATCATATTTTTCGTAAAGCAACGAGTACAGATTCTATAGCATTTCTTTTAGAATTTTCTGTTGAACATGATCTAATCGATGATGATTATGCAACAAAAGAAAAAGTTATTCATTTAAATAAATTATTAAACGATTTACCTGCCCGCCAAAAAGAAGCTTTGTATTTACGCTATCATCAAGGTTTGACAGTAGACCAAATTGCAGACATGCTTGATGTTAATTATCAATCGGCAAGTAACTTGTTACATCGCGGTTTACTTACACTTCGTAAAGAATGGAAGGGTAGTATTTCATTAATCGTTGTACTATCTTCAATAGCTTGTTAA
- the sucD gene encoding succinate--CoA ligase subunit alpha, with amino-acid sequence MSVLVNKDSKIIVQGFTGSEGTFHASQMIEYGTNVVGGVTPGKGGTSHLDRPVFNTVKDAVDQAGADTSIIFVPPAFAADAIMEAADAGIKVIIAITEGIPVADMIKANNYVKERNSRLIGPNCPGVITPGEAKVGIMPGFVFKKGTVGIVSKSGTLTYEAADQVVKQGLGITTAIGIGGDPIIGTTTKEAVELLMNDPETEIIIMIGEIGGQLEADAAKWVKADGNRKPVVGFIAGETAPAGRTMGHAGAIVGGSDDTAAAKKQIMRDNGIHVVDSPAEIGKKVKEILG; translated from the coding sequence ATGAGTGTTTTAGTTAATAAAGATTCCAAAATAATTGTTCAAGGATTTACAGGAAGTGAAGGAACTTTCCACGCTTCTCAAATGATTGAGTACGGTACTAATGTTGTTGGTGGTGTTACTCCGGGTAAAGGAGGAACTAGCCATTTAGATCGTCCGGTTTTTAATACAGTAAAAGATGCTGTAGATCAAGCTGGAGCTGATACATCTATTATTTTTGTACCACCAGCTTTTGCTGCTGATGCAATTATGGAAGCTGCTGATGCTGGAATTAAAGTAATTATTGCTATTACAGAAGGAATTCCTGTAGCAGATATGATTAAAGCAAATAATTATGTTAAAGAAAGAAATTCTAGATTAATCGGGCCAAACTGTCCGGGAGTAATTACTCCGGGTGAAGCTAAAGTTGGTATTATGCCAGGTTTCGTTTTCAAAAAAGGAACAGTTGGTATCGTTTCTAAATCAGGAACTTTAACTTACGAAGCTGCTGACCAGGTTGTAAAACAAGGTTTAGGAATTACTACGGCTATTGGTATTGGTGGAGATCCAATTATTGGAACTACAACTAAAGAAGCTGTTGAATTATTAATGAACGATCCTGAAACTGAAATTATCATCATGATTGGTGAAATTGGAGGTCAATTAGAAGCTGATGCTGCTAAATGGGTTAAAGCTGATGGTAACCGTAAACCAGTTGTTGGTTTTATCGCTGGAGAAACTGCTCCTGCTGGTAGAACAATGGGTCACGCAGGTGCTATCGTTGGTGGTTCTGATGATACAGCTGCTGCTAAAAAGCAAATTATGAGAGACAACGGAATTCATGTTGTTGATTCACCTGCTGAAATTGGTAAAAAAGTAAAAGAAATATTAGGATAA
- a CDS encoding FecR family protein — translation MQKRNKYTEIEDFLSDESFQAWILSKVDEDGWEEWTLESRQRAKLVENARLLLLAMKVEDSNLSASDVHNALQTTWIKIEEKENQTNLNQDSKIRFLSKRILRSVAAAVVISFLSIWFYQNQISPESKVVTYKELIDENNEGLVEQTNNSNKPQIITLSDGSSVLLQPNSKLSYPKIFTGNERKVYLSGEGFFEISKNPKKPFFVYANEIVTKVVGTSFRVKAYSDQPDVEVLVRTGKVRVKSNDLVSKSNQEEVVLLPNQALRFLRRDLSFNKITNITQDETLTRSVGNIEQLSFEFTDIPVSQIFRTIEQAYLVDIDYPKNKLNDCHLTTSLSDQPLTEKLKIVCNSIGNNTSFEMNGNQIIITSDGCN, via the coding sequence ATGCAAAAACGTAATAAATATACCGAAATTGAAGATTTTTTATCTGATGAATCATTCCAAGCCTGGATTTTATCAAAAGTTGATGAAGACGGTTGGGAAGAGTGGACGTTAGAAAGCCGTCAACGTGCCAAGTTAGTAGAGAATGCAAGATTACTACTATTGGCCATGAAAGTGGAGGATTCTAATCTATCAGCTTCAGATGTTCATAATGCTTTACAAACTACATGGATTAAAATTGAGGAGAAAGAAAATCAAACCAATCTTAATCAAGACTCTAAAATAAGATTTCTTAGCAAAAGAATTCTTAGATCAGTTGCGGCTGCAGTAGTCATTTCCTTTTTATCAATTTGGTTTTATCAAAATCAGATTAGTCCAGAAAGTAAAGTTGTAACCTACAAAGAACTTATCGATGAAAATAATGAAGGATTGGTAGAACAAACCAATAATTCAAACAAACCGCAAATCATCACATTATCTGATGGTAGTTCGGTTTTATTACAACCCAATAGTAAATTAAGTTATCCTAAAATCTTTACCGGCAACGAAAGAAAGGTGTATTTATCCGGCGAAGGTTTCTTTGAAATTAGTAAAAATCCTAAAAAGCCTTTTTTTGTTTATGCAAACGAAATTGTTACAAAGGTAGTTGGAACCAGTTTTAGAGTAAAAGCTTATTCTGATCAGCCTGATGTGGAAGTTCTTGTGCGTACCGGTAAAGTTAGGGTAAAATCTAATGATTTAGTTTCTAAATCAAATCAGGAAGAAGTGGTTTTGCTTCCAAATCAAGCTTTACGTTTTTTACGAAGAGATTTGAGTTTTAATAAAATTACAAACATTACTCAGGACGAAACCTTAACCCGAAGTGTTGGTAATATAGAGCAGTTAAGCTTTGAATTTACTGATATTCCTGTATCACAGATTTTTAGAACAATAGAACAAGCGTATTTGGTTGATATTGATTATCCTAAAAATAAACTAAATGATTGTCACCTGACGACTTCACTCAGTGATCAGCCTTTAACGGAGAAACTTAAAATTGTCTGTAATAGCATAGGCAATAATACCAGTTTTGAAATGAATGGAAATCAAATCATTATAACATCAGATGGATGTAATTAA
- a CDS encoding SusC/RagA family TonB-linked outer membrane protein — translation MKKPVVKQRLLHRIMKITLFQFVLALVFSSVAMANDVSGQKKLDTKVTINVANLTLDNALSKLEKSAHVKFSYNSRLPQLTQKVTIDANEEVLSSILNRILIPFNITYTEVSNQIVLQKNAASDSFAGLDASNSLFEILTAGPIIKGIVTDGTGSPLPGATVMVKGTKNAVLTDFDGRFTIEVPSNSDRLVISYVGMESKEIGVGNTNPTIVLSEEGQNLKEVVVTTGYEKTSKRTFTGAISKISGAELKVDGVVDVSRMIEGKAAGVTVQNVTGSFGSTPKITVRGSSSIFGDTKPLWVIDGVVQEDIINVSFADLASGNSATLLSSAVAGLNANDIQSIEILKDASATSIYGSRSLNGVVVVTTKQGRRDSPLKVSYSVENTVRTVPSYTQYDILDSQESMSVFQEMRAKGYLTQSSSLTARFSGVYGILAKEINRYNESNGQFGVRNEQPNINEFLKKYELANTDWFKVLFRPSITQNHSLSFSGGGKNNSFYGSLGYYTDPGWTLADNVKQLSSNLKGTFYINDRLNITLSTLASVRDQEAPGTYESKNDVVFGKVTRDFDINPFNYVLSTSRTLRPYDENGNYEYYQNNWAPMNILKELKNNTMGIKVNDIRFQADIDYKINKHLTYNFTGSARYANTSREHKIYEGSNVVGAYNAGVGATLNTQIQKDNVFLYQNPNDLTAPKVSVLENGGFLRKYTNDMTSYNVRNSVTYRNTFNVKHELEGFFGTEFRSVDRNNDNFTAAGIQYEKGLTAFVDPRLIEKLINEGNSYYDFGAERERTVGFFGKVGYTYDRRYTASITGRYDGSNRQGDTGSSRWLPTYTVSGKWNVKEENFMKNVESVNTLALRASYGLTATAGPATNSLAIYKSFITNRFNTSDRENAIRIEDLQNGDLTWEKQYETNIGLDLGMFRNRVQLTTDVYRRKAFDLIDYVITSGVGGQSVKQGNNADMETKGIELGFTTQNIVSKDFKWSTTLNFSIYDQKITKLANKPAVFDLIAANGGNTVGHPRNSLYSYQFTGLNNEGLPTFKLQDGAANNITEADFQDTNDVMKYLKYEGSVEPNKSIGFANTFTYKSWSLYVFVVGSGGNKIRLNPVYSNKYTDQTVFTKEFANRWINPGDENTTNVPVIADQLVNRNYGERDLQIAYNTYNFSDVRIASGDFVRLKNISLGWEFPSDFKKKLGVSTFNLKASAVNPWLIYSDKNLHGQDPEFRNTGGVAFPITSQYTFAINLSF, via the coding sequence ATGAAAAAACCAGTTGTTAAACAACGATTACTCCATCGAATCATGAAAATAACACTATTTCAGTTTGTCTTGGCGCTTGTGTTTTCAAGTGTTGCAATGGCAAATGATGTAAGTGGACAAAAAAAACTAGATACCAAAGTCACTATAAATGTTGCTAATTTAACTTTAGACAATGCATTATCCAAGTTGGAAAAGTCTGCTCATGTAAAATTTTCGTACAACTCAAGATTGCCTCAGCTTACTCAAAAAGTAACTATAGACGCAAATGAGGAAGTACTATCAAGTATTCTAAACAGAATCTTAATACCTTTTAATATTACTTATACTGAAGTAAGCAACCAGATTGTTTTGCAAAAAAATGCAGCATCAGATTCTTTTGCAGGATTAGATGCAAGTAATTCTTTATTTGAAATATTAACTGCGGGACCAATCATTAAGGGTATTGTTACTGACGGTACTGGTAGCCCGTTACCTGGAGCTACTGTAATGGTAAAAGGAACAAAAAACGCAGTTCTTACCGATTTTGACGGAAGATTTACTATTGAAGTACCTAGCAACAGCGACAGACTTGTAATTTCTTATGTTGGAATGGAATCTAAAGAAATTGGAGTAGGAAACACTAATCCAACAATTGTTTTAAGTGAAGAAGGGCAAAACTTAAAAGAAGTGGTAGTTACAACAGGTTACGAAAAAACATCTAAAAGAACCTTTACAGGTGCGATCAGTAAAATTTCAGGTGCTGAATTAAAAGTTGACGGTGTTGTAGATGTAAGTAGAATGATCGAGGGTAAAGCCGCCGGGGTTACGGTACAAAATGTTACCGGATCTTTTGGTTCAACGCCTAAAATTACCGTACGTGGATCTTCTTCAATTTTTGGAGACACAAAACCTTTATGGGTTATTGACGGAGTGGTTCAGGAAGATATTATTAATGTTTCTTTTGCTGATTTGGCTTCGGGTAATTCAGCAACATTATTAAGTTCTGCTGTAGCAGGATTAAATGCTAATGACATTCAAAGTATTGAAATTCTTAAAGATGCATCAGCTACTTCAATCTATGGTTCAAGATCATTAAACGGAGTTGTTGTTGTTACAACAAAACAAGGTCGTAGGGATTCTCCTCTAAAAGTAAGTTATTCTGTAGAAAATACAGTGAGAACTGTCCCAAGTTACACACAATACGATATTTTAGATTCTCAGGAATCCATGAGTGTTTTTCAAGAAATGAGAGCCAAGGGGTACCTTACCCAAAGTTCATCATTGACAGCTAGATTTAGTGGTGTATACGGTATTTTGGCTAAAGAAATTAATCGTTATAACGAATCAAATGGCCAATTTGGTGTTAGAAATGAGCAACCGAATATCAATGAATTTTTGAAAAAATACGAATTAGCTAATACAGACTGGTTCAAAGTTTTATTTAGACCCTCTATTACACAAAATCACTCGTTAAGCTTTTCAGGTGGAGGAAAAAACAACTCCTTTTATGGCTCTTTAGGATATTACACAGATCCGGGATGGACTTTGGCGGATAATGTAAAACAATTGTCATCAAACTTAAAAGGTACATTTTATATCAACGACAGATTAAATATCACTTTGTCAACACTGGCTTCTGTTCGTGATCAGGAAGCTCCGGGTACTTATGAAAGTAAAAATGACGTTGTATTCGGTAAAGTTACTAGAGATTTCGATATTAACCCGTTTAACTATGTGTTAAGTACCAGCAGAACATTGAGACCTTATGACGAAAATGGTAATTATGAGTACTACCAAAACAATTGGGCTCCCATGAATATCTTAAAAGAATTGAAAAATAATACTATGGGGATAAAAGTGAACGATATTCGTTTTCAAGCAGACATAGATTATAAAATTAACAAACATTTAACGTACAACTTTACAGGTTCTGCCCGTTATGCGAATACATCAAGAGAGCACAAAATTTACGAAGGCTCAAATGTAGTAGGGGCATACAATGCAGGAGTTGGAGCCACTTTGAATACTCAAATTCAAAAAGACAATGTATTCTTATATCAAAATCCAAATGATTTAACGGCACCAAAAGTTTCAGTGTTGGAAAACGGAGGATTCTTGAGAAAATATACTAATGACATGACTTCATACAATGTTAGAAATAGTGTTACGTACAGAAATACATTTAACGTTAAACATGAACTTGAAGGCTTCTTTGGTACAGAGTTTAGATCAGTAGACAGAAACAATGACAACTTTACGGCTGCAGGAATTCAATACGAAAAAGGGCTTACTGCTTTTGTTGATCCTAGATTAATCGAGAAATTGATAAATGAAGGTAATTCTTATTATGATTTTGGAGCAGAGAGAGAGCGTACAGTTGGTTTCTTTGGAAAAGTAGGATACACTTACGATCGTCGTTATACAGCATCTATTACAGGTCGTTATGACGGATCAAACAGACAAGGTGATACTGGTTCTTCAAGATGGTTGCCTACCTATACAGTAAGTGGAAAATGGAATGTAAAGGAAGAAAACTTCATGAAAAATGTTGAATCTGTTAATACCTTAGCACTTAGGGCTTCATACGGTTTAACAGCAACAGCAGGCCCTGCAACAAATTCATTAGCTATTTATAAAAGTTTTATTACAAACCGTTTTAATACTAGTGACAGAGAAAATGCGATCAGAATTGAAGATTTGCAAAATGGAGATTTGACATGGGAAAAACAATATGAAACTAATATTGGTTTAGATCTTGGAATGTTCAGAAACAGAGTTCAGTTAACTACAGATGTTTACAGACGTAAAGCATTTGATCTTATTGATTATGTAATTACATCTGGAGTTGGTGGGCAAAGTGTTAAACAGGGAAATAATGCCGACATGGAAACTAAAGGTATTGAACTTGGTTTTACTACTCAAAATATTGTTTCAAAAGATTTTAAATGGTCTACCACATTGAATTTTTCTATTTACGATCAGAAAATTACAAAATTAGCCAATAAACCAGCTGTATTTGATTTAATCGCTGCAAATGGAGGAAATACTGTTGGGCATCCTAGAAATTCCTTGTATTCTTATCAATTTACTGGATTAAACAATGAAGGATTACCAACTTTCAAATTGCAAGATGGTGCTGCCAATAATATAACAGAAGCTGATTTTCAGGATACAAATGATGTTATGAAGTATTTGAAATATGAAGGATCGGTTGAACCTAATAAATCTATTGGTTTTGCTAATACCTTTACTTATAAAAGTTGGTCACTATATGTTTTCGTAGTTGGATCTGGAGGAAATAAAATAAGATTAAACCCTGTTTACAGCAACAAATACACTGATCAGACTGTTTTTACAAAAGAATTTGCTAACAGATGGATCAATCCAGGTGATGAAAACACTACAAATGTTCCAGTCATTGCAGATCAGTTGGTGAATAGAAATTACGGAGAAAGAGACTTACAAATCGCGTATAATACTTATAATTTTTCTGATGTAAGAATAGCAAGCGGTGATTTTGTGAGATTAAAGAATATTTCTCTTGGCTGGGAATTCCCAAGTGATTTTAAGAAAAAACTAGGAGTAAGCACTTTTAATTTGAAAGCATCAGCTGTTAACCCATGGTTAATTTATTCAGATAAAAACTTACACGGTCAGGATCCTGAGTTTCGTAATACAGGAGGGGTAGCTTTTCCTATTACATCACAATACACTTTTGCAATTAACCTTTCATTTTAA